GCCGGTGTTGCAGTGGGTGAGCAGCCGGGCGTGCGGCCCGCACAGCTCGGTGACCAGGTCGGCGCCGCGGAACGCCATCGACTGGGAGGCGGCGATCTCCTCGTCCCGGATCGCGCAGGCCTCCGCCAGCACCGCGTCCGGACCCCAGGGCAGCAGGTTCGCCGCGCGTTGCGCGCCGCGGGCCAGGTTCACGGCCGTGGGACGAGCGGTTTCGATTCGCTGTACGGCCTGGCGCAGCGCCCCCGGGTCGTCGGCGTGCACCCGTGCCGCCAGCGCGACGCCGAACGCCCCGGCCACTCCCAGCGCCGGGGCACCCCGCACCGCCAGCGACTGGATCGCGGCGATCAGCTCGCCGACCGTGTGCAGCCGGAGCACCCGCAGGTCGCCAGGGAGCGCCGTCTGATCGATGATCTCGACGGCGCCGTCCACCCAGTCGATAGTCCGCATCGACGCAGACTATCCAGCTAACTCGCGGCCTTGTCCCGCAGTGCGGTGAGCATCTCGCGGAACAGGTCGTCACTCTTGCCGATCTTGTCGGCGGTCCAGCGCTCCTGGATGCCGACCGTACGCCCGTCGTGCAGCAGCAGCGTGGCGTTGACCGGCACCTCCCGGTCGATCCGCACGGTGGCGATCTCCTCGAACGGCAGGTAGCGGTACCGCGCCGCCAGCTCGGCCGCCGAGACGCCGCCGAGCAGCGCCGCCACCCGCTTGTCGCCGTCGTCGGTCGACTTCGGCGCCGGGGTGATGACGAAGCCCTTGCTGAGCAGGATCAGGTCGGCGTGCTCGGTCCCGTCCACCTTGACGTTGGGCATCGCGCCGAGCACCTCGGCGCCCTGCCCGGTGGCCCGGGCCTGCACCACCGTCGCGTGTTCCACCCGCACGCCCCGCTCGGCCAGCCGGCTGCGGGCCTCCGGGAGGGTCTCCGGGGAGACGGCCAGCTTGGCGATCTCCGAGTAGTCGACCGGCTGCCCGTCGCCGTCGACCAGCTTGGCCGGCTCCGCCCAGGAGTGCTGCCAGCGGGCCAGCCCGGAGCGCACCGCGGCCAGTTCGATCAGACCGTCCATGATGGCGGCGAACTCGACGGCCGCCTCCCGGTCGGTGGACCGCGGGAAGAACTCGGCCGCCAGCTCACCCAGCCGGCCCGCCTCGACCAGGGCGAAGACCTCGGCGAGGCCGGCCGCCGGGACGCCGGTGTGCCGGGCCGCGCTGCGGAACACCCGGTCGGCACGGTTCTGCTGCACCAGGGTCATCGACGCGGCGGTGAAGTCGGCCCAGGGCAGGACGGTACGCGTACCGAAGTCCACCACCTCCCGCTGCAACGCCAGCCCGGCCGCCTCGACGGCGGGCAGCAGCACGGTGGCCGGCCGCCCGTCCACCGCGTGCGGGGTGCGCGGCGCGGCCCGCATCGCGGCGATCCGCTCGCCGATCGCCGGGTGGCTGTCCCAGCGCGACGTCTCGTCGTCCGGCTCCTGCTCGCGCAGCTCGGCAAGCTCCTCGGCGCGCGCCTGGTAGAGCTTGCCGAACCCGCCGAACACGTCGTCGGGCGCGTAGCCGAGCTCCCAGCCGTAGCCGATGTAGCGGCCCATGTAGAAGTTCCAGGCGGCGTCGACGACCGGCAGCTCCCGCATCGACGAGACGGCGGCGTCGACCCCGGCCACCCGTACCGAGGCGAGGTCGGCCTCCAGCTCCTGCCGGCGCGCGACGGCGCTGCTGACCAGCTGGTAGAGCCAGCCGTACGCCTTGAAGACCCAGCCGAACACGTTCCACCTGCCGACCCGGCCGAGGGTCTCGTGCATCACCAGCCGGCCCCGGTACGCGACAGCCGGGTGTGCGAGCCGGAGTAGTGCCCCAGCTCGTGGGCGAGCACCGAGCGCATCTGGTCCACGCTGAACGTCTGCAGCAGCGGCATGCCGATGAACAGCCGCCGCGTCCCGCCGAGCAGGCCGAGCAGCTTGGTGTCCTCGTCGACCGCCGCGTTCACCTCGGGCACCAGCCGGATCTCGTCCGGCGCCCGGGTGCCCACCTCGGCGGCCAGCGCCCGGACCTGCTGCCACAGCTCGGGCGCCTGTTCCGGGGTGACGACCAGGCCGTGCGGGTCGCCGGGCTTGGCCCGGACCGCGCGCCACAGGCCGGCCACCACCGCGCCGACCGCGGCGATCAGCAGCCAGCTGAGCTTCGCCGCGCCCACCCCGTGCAGGTGCGTCCAGATCTCGAACAGCAGCCAGCCGACGAGTGCCAGCTGGATCAGTCCGAGCAGATAGAAACCGGCCAGCATGACGACCGAGATCGCGGCACGCAGCGCAGTGGGCATCGCGGTGTTCTCCCCCGTTCACGCCGCCGGCCCGACCGGACGGCGCAGGGAACATACCGACATGAATCTGTACCGGCAACCCCGTTGGGCCGCCGGCCTGACCTGGGTACGCCGGCTCCGCCGGTCGTGCGGCGGGCCGCGACGGCGGCTGGTTCCGCCTAGGGTGGGTCACATGGCATCGCGTGATCCGGTGGCCGACCTGCGGCGCATCGCGTTTCTGCTGGAGCGGGCGAACGAGGCGACCTACCGGGTGAAGGCGTTCCGGTCGGCGGCCGCGACGGTGGCCGGCACGCCCGCCGACGAGCTGGCCGAGCGGGCCGCGGCCGGCACCCTGGCCAAACTGTCCGGGGTGGGTGAGGTGACCGCCCGCTGCGTGACCGAGTCGCTGGCCGGGGAGGAACCGGTCTACCTGCGGCGGCTGCTCGGCACCGAGGGCACCGACCTGCCGGCCGCGGCGGCCGCGCTGCGGGCGGCGCTGCGCGGCGACTGCCACGTGCACTCGGACTGGTCCGACGGCGGCTCGCCGATCGAGGAGATGGCCCTGGCCGCGGCCGAGATCGGGCACGAGTACTTCGTGCTCACCGACCATTCGCCGCGGCTCACCGTGGCCCACGGGCTGACCGCCGACCGGCTGCGCCGCCAGCTCGACCACGTGGCGAAACTGAACGCGCAGCTGCCGGACGGCTTCCGGATCCTCACCGGCATCGAGGTGGACATCCTGGAGGACGGTTCGCTGGACCAGGAGGACGAGCTGCTCGCCCGGCTGGACGTGGTGGTCGGCTCGGTGCACAGCAAGCTGCGCGACGACTCGGCGCGGATGACCCGGCGGATGCTGGCCGCCATCGCCAACCCGCACCTGGACATCCTCGGGCACATGACCGGGCGCAAGGTCGCCGCGACAGGCGCGGGCGACGCCGCGCACCGGACCGTCCGGACCCGCCCGCCGAGCACGTTCGACCTGGAGAAGGTGCTGGCCGCGTGCGTCGAGCACGACAAGGCCGTGGAGATCAATTGCCGGCCGGACCGGCTCGACCCGCCGAAACGGATGCTGACCGTGGCGGTCGAGGCGGGCTGCCGGTTCAGCATCGACACCGACGCGCACGCCCCGGGCCAGCTGGACTGGCAGGGCTTCGGCTGCGAGCGGGCGGCGCTGTGCGGGGTGCCGGCCGATCGGGTGGTCAACACCTGGACCGCCGATCGCCTGCTGGAGTGGACGGCGTCGCACCGCTGAAATGGGACGACTCAGCCGGCCGGACATCCCATAGGGTCGGGCCGTGGGACGAATTGACGAACTCGCGAACCGATACGTCGACGCATGGGCCGAGCTCAACCCGACCGGCGCCACCGCCGTCGGCATCTCGGGTCACGACGACAAGACCGACGACCTCTCGCCGGAGGGCTTCGCGGCCCAGGCCGAGCTGGTCCGCCGTACGCTCAACGAACTCGACGGGCTGGAGCCCGAGCACGAGTCCGAGCAGGTCGCCAAGGACGCCATGGCGGAGCGGCTGGGTCTGGAGCTGGCCCGGTTCGACGCCGGTTACGCGGCCACCGACATCAACGTGATCTCCAGTGCCCTGCACGGGCTGCGGATGGCCTTCGACGTGATGCCGACCGAGGGCGAGACAGCGGTGGCCAACATCGCGGCCCGGCTGAACGGCCTGCCGCTCGCGCTCGAGCAGTACCGGCGCACCCTGCTGGAGGGGGCCGACCGCGGGGTGATCAGCGCCCGGGCTCAGCTGGTCGCGGTCGCCGAGCAGTGCGACGCGTGGACCGACCCGAGCCGGGACAACTTCTTCGCGGGGCTGGCCGGCCGGTTGCCGGCGTCCGGGGCGCTCGCCGCCGAGCTGAGCCGGGGCGCCGCCGCCGCGACCGCCGCGACCGCCGACTTCGGGCGTTTCCTGCGCGACGAGCTGGCCCCGCGCGGCCGGGACAAGGAGGCCGCCGGGCTGGAGCGGTACACCCTGGCCTCGCAGTACTTCCTCGGCGCCAAGGTGGACCTGCACGAGACGTACCTCTGGGGATTCGCCGAGCTGCACCGCCTGGAGCGGGAGATGCTCGCGGTCTCGGCGGTGATCGCCGGCCCGGGTGCCTCGATCGGGCTGGCCGTCGACACGCTGGACGCCGACCCGGCCCGCAACATCCCCGGCAAGGAGCAGTTCCGGGACTGGATGCAGGCGCTCTCCGACCGGGCGATCAGCGAGCTGAACGGCACCCACTTCGACATCGAGCCGCCGGCCCAGAAACTGGAGTGCTGCCTCACCCCGACCAGCGACGGCGGCATCTACTACACCGGTCCGAGCGAGGACTTCTCCCGGCCGGGCCGGATGTGGTGGGCGGTGCCGGAGGGTCAGGAGACGTTCTCCACCTGGCGGGAGGTGACAACCGTCTACCACGAGGGGGTGCCCGGCCATCACCTGCAGGTCAGCCAGACGCTGCTCCGGGCCGGCACGCTGAACCGCTGGCAGCGGCTGCTCTCCTGGTGTTCCGGGCACGGCGAGGGCTGGGCGCTGTACGCCGAGCGCCTGATGGACGAGCTCGGCTACCTCACCGATCCGGGCGACCGGCTCGGCATGCTGGACGGCCAGGCGCTCCGCGCGGCGCGGGTGATCGTCGACATCGGCATGCATCTCGAGCTGGAGATCCCGAAGGACAACCCGTTCGGCTTCCACCCGGGTGAGCGGTGGACTCCCGAGCTGGGCTGGGAGTTCCTGCGGGCACACACCCGGATGCAGGAGGACGTGCTGCGGTTCGAGTGGAAGCGGTACCTGGGGTGGCCGGGGCAGGCGCCGTCGTACAAGGTCGGCGAGCGGATCTGGCTGCAGGCGCGGGACGACGCGAAGCAGCGTCGCGGCAGTGACTTCGACCTCAAGACATTCCACCGCGACGCGCTCAATCTGGGCTCTCTCGGTCTTGACCCGCTTCGCAAAGCACTAAGCAGGATTTAAGTCAATCGGGTCTCTCCGTGCCGAAAACGGGACGGAGAGACCCTGCTTTTATGTCGCGATCCGGCCACGCTCGGTGACTTTCTGCCTTTCTGTGATTGGCAGACCACTTTCCGTGGGGCAGATCACTCCCAAGACGTAACGAATCCGAAGTAGAACTCATATTCACGTCTCCGCCACGATACGGATACCATCTGCGCGGCACGTGCCACTTCGCCGACGCCCCCACGCTGCTGGTACAGCGGGTTCGGCAGTGCTGCGTATCCCCCGATCAGCCGAGCGAACTCTGACCCTTGGAAAGGGGTTTCTTGAGGATTTCTCGGATAGATTGACCCAGATCGGTGCGCCCGCATGGCTACGTTCAGTAGCCCCCCAATGGCCCATCGCGTGTGTGCATGGCGGAGGACGAAAGCAATGTCAGTCTCGGTGAACAGCCGGCGAACCCGTTTACGCTCCGCCCTCGCGGTGGTGCTGACGGCTCTGGTCCTGCTGCCGGCCGCAGGCCTGTTCCTGCGGGTCCTGCAAGAGAACTCCAAGCAGCGCGACAACACCACGCTCGAGCAACAGGGCGTGGAGTACCTGACCGCCCTGTCGACGCTGGTCAGCGCGCTCGCCGAGTCGCAGTCCTCGGCACTGCAGGGTGTGGCCGCCGAGCCCGCCTCGGTGACCGCGGCCGTGTCCCGGGTGCAGGGTGTCGACGAGCGTCTCGGTGACGACCTGGAGACCAAGACCCGCTGGGCCGACCTCAAGGACAAGATCTCCAAGCTGCCCAAGGTCACCGGTACCGCGGAGCAGATCTTCGAGGCCCACGTCGAGGTCGCCGACCTGACGCTCGAGATGTACGACCTGGTCGCCGAGAACTCCACGCTGGCCCAGGACGACGACAACGACATCTGGTTCCTCCAGGAGGCGGTCACCGTCCGCATGCCGGAGTCGGTCACCGCGGTCAGCCGGATGAGCGACCTCGCGGCCATGGCCGCCGGCGCCAAGAAGGCGCAGAAGCAGCTCCTGACGGTCCGGTTCGGCTACCAGGCGCTCCAGGTGCAGGACAGCGTCGACGAGGTGACCGACAGCCTCCAGGAGGCGGTCGACAGCACCAACAGCGACACGCTCAGCGGCAACCTGGTGAGCAACCTGGACTCGTTCCGCCGTGGCATCGAGGCCGCCAACCGTGGTGCCAACCTGGGCGGCGGCGCACCCAACGCGTCGACCCTGGTGACCGCGCAGTCCACCCTGCAGACCGCGCTGAGCGCGCTGTCCGGCGTGGTGCTCAAGGAGATCGCCGGCCTGCTCGACGACCGGATGGACACCCTGAACTACAAGCGCATCGAGGCGTACGGCATGTTCGGCGTCGCCGTCGTGCTGATCGTGGTGGCCACCTTCTGGACCCGCGGCCGGGCTCGCGAGGTGCGGGCCGCCCTGGCCCAGCAGCCGGGCGAGGGCAGCCGCGACGTCTCGGTCCAGTCGGCCGGCTCGTACGACTCCACCTACGGCGACATCCCCAACTACGGCGGCGGGCGGGAGCGTACCGGTGCTCTTCGCTAAGTTCCGCATCCTGGGCAAACTCGCCCTGTTGGTGCTCGTACCGCTGCTGGGCGTCCTCGCCCTGACGGTGCCGATCATCTACAACCGTGTCTCCGCGGCGTCGACCGCGCAGGACACCTCGGACACCGTTCAGCTGGCCACCCGGGTGAGTACCGCGGTCCTGGAGCTCCAGGAGGAGCGCCTGCTGACGGTGGGCTACCTCCTGGGCCTGGTCCAGGAGCCGGACCTGGTGGTGCAGAGCGCCGAGGCCGCCGACAAGGTCGCCGAGCTGCTCAACGACGACGACCTGGAGCTGCCGCCGGCCCTGCGCCGGTCGATCGTGCTGGCCACCAAGCTGAACTCCACCCGGCAGAACGCGCTCAACAAGCTGGTCCAGCCGACCGACGTGGTCCAGGACTTCACCAACGTGATCACGCCGATGATCGACGGTCTGGCGCTATCCAGCCACGCCGACCTGACCACCAGCGTCGGCCAGCAGGTCTTCGCGCTGGAGCGCGCGATGCGCTCCGACGACCTGATCAGTCAGGCGTCGTGTTACCTGGCCACCGCCGCCGCGGTGAGCCGGGCGCCGAGCGCGAAGACGCGGGCCTCCGCGCCGCTGCTGCTGACGCTGTTCAGCAACACGTTCAGCGAGATCCAGTCGATCATCACGTCGTCGAAACCGTACTTCACCGACGGCCAGTACAAGCTCTACCTGAGCACCCAGGACGCGTTCCAGTCCCGGGTGGGCCCGGAGTTCACCGCCTCGCTGGCGACCAACCCGGCCCAGGCGCTGACCAGCCTCCGGATCAGGACGCTGTTCCCGTCGCTGAACTCCGTCATGGTGCTCGGTGGTTTCGTCGAGAAGCGCGTGGCGAAGGACGTGGACGTCGCGGTGAACGACAACCGCGCCAGCGCCATCCAGCAGGCCCTGTTCGTCGGTGGTGGCGCGCTGCTGCTGCTGATCCTGGTGGTCACGCTCTCGATCTTCATGGCCCGCGCCGTCGCCCGGCCGCTGCGCCGTCTGACCGTCTCCGCCGACCGGATCGCCCGCGCGGCCGAGGCCGAGCTCGAGCGCGTCGCCGACGACGAGGCCGAGGCCCAGGTCCGCCCGATCCGACTGGACCCGGTCGACGTCGAGGCCCAGGACGAGATCGGTGACCTGGCCCGCGCGTTCGACCGCGTGCAGACTACCGCCGCCCGGCTGGTGGAACGCCAGGTGCTCGGCCGCCGTAACGTCGCCCAGATGTTCGGGCACGTCGGCCGGCGTACGCAGAACCTGGTCGGCCGCCAGCTGTCCCTGATCGACTCCCTGGAGCGCCGGGAGACCGACAGCGACCGCCTCCGCGAGCTGTACCGGCTGGACCACATGTCCAGCCGTCTGCGCCGGAACGCGTCCGCGCTGGTCGTGCTCTCCGGTAGCGCCGGCTCGAACGAGCACATGGCGCCGCTGCCGCTCTCCGACGTCGTCCGTCTCGCCCTCGGTGAGATCGAGGACTACACCCGTGTCGACGTGGAGGTGCCCGAGGAGATCGTGGTGGTGCCGGCCGTCCTGGCCGACCTCACCCTGCTCCTCGCCGAGCTGCTGGAGAACGCCACCACGTTCTCCCCGCCGCACACCAACGTCACGGTCTCGGCCGAGGAACTGCGTGGCGGCGCCCGCCTGGCGATCATCGACCACGGCCTCGGTCTGGCACCGGAGCGGCTGGCCGAGGAGAACGCCCGGCTGACCCGCCGTGAGCGACTGGACCTGGCGCCCACCGAGGTGCTCGGCCTGTTCGTGGTCGGCCGGCTGGCCCGCCGGCACGGCATCGAGGTGACCCTCACCGACACCCCGGACGGCGGTCTGACGGCCTGGATCGACCTCAGCCCGCAGCACCTGATCGCCCGGGTGGAGAGCCTGGCCCCGGCCGGGGTGCAGCCGCCGCCGGCGGTTCCGGCGCCGGCCGCGATGCCGCAGATCCCGGCGCAGCGCGAGCCGATGGCCGTGCCGGCCAACGGCGCCCTCCGGGGCAACACCGCCGAGGTGGCGATCGCCAGCACCGCGGTTCGTACCGTCCCGGGCAGCCAGCAGCCGTTCGACCCGAACGTGCTGAACCGGGCCACCCAGACGCTGGAGTCGGTCCCGTCCTGGAACGCGTTCGGCGGCGCGCCGGCGCCGGCCGTCGAGGACCCGTACGCCGGCCAGCCGGTGTACGACGCCGAGCCGGTGTACTCGCCGGGGATCGCGTACCAGGAGCCGGTGTACCAGGAGCCGGTCCCGTCGCTCAGCTACAACAGCGGCATCCCGGTCGCCGGCCGGGTGCCGAGCGCGCTGCCCGAGCTGCCGGCCGCCGGCCAGCCCGCCTGGGGCAACGAGCCGGCCCTGCCGGCCGGACCGGGCTGGAACACCCCGCAGCCGTCCGAGACCGCCTGGAACGTCCCGGCCCCGGCCGAGACCTCGTGGAACGCGCCGGCCCCGGCTGCCGAGGCCGCGTCGCAGTGGAACACCCCGGCTCCGGCCGAGAGCACGAGCACCTGGAACACCCCGGCCCCGGCCGAGAACCACTGGAACACTCCGCAGCCGGCCGAGCCGGTCTGGAACACCCCGGCCCCGGCCGTGGAGGCACCCATGGCTTCGGCCGGCAACTCGGGCTACTCGGCGCCGGCCCCGGAGCCGACCGCTCCGGAGCCGGTCGTCACCCCGCGGAACGGCGGCAACAAGCCGCTGCGCCGCCGGGTGCCGGGCAGCCAGCTCCCCATGGAGACCGGCCCGAAGCAGCACGCCGCGGCGCCGTCGCAGGACGACGCCCTGGCCGCCCGGGCCGCCTTCGACGCGTTCGAGGCAGGGGTCAGCCGGGCTCACGAGACCAGCACGTCGCTGCCGGCCCCGGACTTCGTGAACGGCCAGTGGACCATGCCGGCCTCGATGCCCGACCTGCCCGCGCCGCAGTGGAACGTGCCGGCCCCGGCCGCCGAGGCCGCACCGCAGTGGAACAACACGCCGGCCCCCGAGGCCGCACCGCAATGGAACAACCCGGCTCCGGCGCAGCAGTGGGACGCCCCCGCCGCGACGCCGCCGCCCCCGCCGTCCAACGGTGGTGGCTTGACTCGCCGCGTGCCAGGGGCAACCCTGCCGCGTGACGAGCCGCACCAGCCGATCCTTCCGCCCGCGCCGGTGCAGATGGATCCGGAGCAGGCCCGAGCCCTGATGGATCAGTTCGAGTACGGCGTCGCACTCGCACTGAATGAAACTCAGCCACAACCCGAGGGACAACCGCGATGACTTCCCCATACCCCACCGCGCAAAGTCAGCTCAGCGCCGAAGCCAAAACCTTCAACTGGCTGCTGGACTCCTTCACGTCCGGAACAGCGGGCGTGATCGAAGCCATCGCGGTCTCCTCGGACGGCCTCCTGATGGCCATGTCCGCGATCAAGGACCGGCCGAACGCCGAGCGTCTCGCGGCCGTCGTCTCCGGTCTCACCAGCCTGGCCGGCGGCGCCGCGAGCTGGTACCGGCTGGGCGCCCTGAACCGGGTCATCATCGACATGGCCGACGGCTACCTGCTGGTCACCGCGATCAGCGCCGGCTCGGTGCTCGGCGTGATCGCCGACCGGACCGCGAACCTGGGCACCCTGGCGTACGAGATGACGCTCTTCGCCACCCGGGCCGGTGGCGCCCTGAGCCCGCGCCTGATCGCCGAGCTGAAGAACGCCGTCCAGCAATGACGTACCCGGACCCCGCCGACGAACCGGTACCTCCGGCGCGCTCCGGAGTCCGGCCCTTCCTGCAATCCGGTCCCAAGCACTCGGCCGGTGGTTACACCCCTACCGGGGAACAGCCGCCGGTCGAGCAAGGACAGTCCAACACTCTGCGCCCGTTCGTCATCACGGCGGGCCGCACCGATGGAGGCGATCCCGACATCGGTATGGAGACTCAGGTGGCGGTGGTGCATGGCGCGCCGCCGTCCCGGCTCTCACCGGAAACCAGGGCGATCGTGTCTCTCCTCGAGGAGAGCCCGATTTCGGTAGCCGAGATCTCCGCACGCCTTCGCCTGCACCTGGGCGTCTGCCAGATTCTCGTCGGTGACCTGCGGGCCGCCGGCCAGGTGGACGTGCAAGGGCGCGAAAACGACACCCCTGACCCCGAGACCATCATGCGAGTGATCCGTGGACTTCGATCCATCAGCTAACCGCGTCGTCGGCACCGCGCGCATACCCGGCGCGCCCGCGCCCAAGAAGGCGCCGGTTCCGGTCAAGATCATCGTGGCCGGCGGCTTCGGGGTGGGCAAGACGACGACCGTCGGCGCCATCTCGGAGATCTCGCCGCTGACCACCGAGGCCGAGATGACCTCGGAGTCGATCGGCATCGACAACGTCGGCCAGGCCACCACGAAGACCACCACCACCATCGCGATGGACTTCGGCGTCCTGACCATCGATCAGACGCTGAAGCTCTACATCTTCGGCACGCCGGGCCAGACCCGGTTCGCCTTCATGTGGGACGACCTGGTGAAGGGCGCCCTCGGCGCGCTGGTCGTGGTGGACACCAACC
This window of the Actinoplanes oblitus genome carries:
- a CDS encoding ATP-binding protein — encoded protein: MLFAKFRILGKLALLVLVPLLGVLALTVPIIYNRVSAASTAQDTSDTVQLATRVSTAVLELQEERLLTVGYLLGLVQEPDLVVQSAEAADKVAELLNDDDLELPPALRRSIVLATKLNSTRQNALNKLVQPTDVVQDFTNVITPMIDGLALSSHADLTTSVGQQVFALERAMRSDDLISQASCYLATAAAVSRAPSAKTRASAPLLLTLFSNTFSEIQSIITSSKPYFTDGQYKLYLSTQDAFQSRVGPEFTASLATNPAQALTSLRIRTLFPSLNSVMVLGGFVEKRVAKDVDVAVNDNRASAIQQALFVGGGALLLLILVVTLSIFMARAVARPLRRLTVSADRIARAAEAELERVADDEAEAQVRPIRLDPVDVEAQDEIGDLARAFDRVQTTAARLVERQVLGRRNVAQMFGHVGRRTQNLVGRQLSLIDSLERRETDSDRLRELYRLDHMSSRLRRNASALVVLSGSAGSNEHMAPLPLSDVVRLALGEIEDYTRVDVEVPEEIVVVPAVLADLTLLLAELLENATTFSPPHTNVTVSAEELRGGARLAIIDHGLGLAPERLAEENARLTRRERLDLAPTEVLGLFVVGRLARRHGIEVTLTDTPDGGLTAWIDLSPQHLIARVESLAPAGVQPPPAVPAPAAMPQIPAQREPMAVPANGALRGNTAEVAIASTAVRTVPGSQQPFDPNVLNRATQTLESVPSWNAFGGAPAPAVEDPYAGQPVYDAEPVYSPGIAYQEPVYQEPVPSLSYNSGIPVAGRVPSALPELPAAGQPAWGNEPALPAGPGWNTPQPSETAWNVPAPAETSWNAPAPAAEAASQWNTPAPAESTSTWNTPAPAENHWNTPQPAEPVWNTPAPAVEAPMASAGNSGYSAPAPEPTAPEPVVTPRNGGNKPLRRRVPGSQLPMETGPKQHAAAPSQDDALAARAAFDAFEAGVSRAHETSTSLPAPDFVNGQWTMPASMPDLPAPQWNVPAPAAEAAPQWNNTPAPEAAPQWNNPAPAQQWDAPAATPPPPPSNGGGLTRRVPGATLPRDEPHQPILPPAPVQMDPEQARALMDQFEYGVALALNETQPQPEGQPR
- a CDS encoding PHP domain-containing protein produces the protein MASRDPVADLRRIAFLLERANEATYRVKAFRSAAATVAGTPADELAERAAAGTLAKLSGVGEVTARCVTESLAGEEPVYLRRLLGTEGTDLPAAAAALRAALRGDCHVHSDWSDGGSPIEEMALAAAEIGHEYFVLTDHSPRLTVAHGLTADRLRRQLDHVAKLNAQLPDGFRILTGIEVDILEDGSLDQEDELLARLDVVVGSVHSKLRDDSARMTRRMLAAIANPHLDILGHMTGRKVAATGAGDAAHRTVRTRPPSTFDLEKVLAACVEHDKAVEINCRPDRLDPPKRMLTVAVEAGCRFSIDTDAHAPGQLDWQGFGCERAALCGVPADRVVNTWTADRLLEWTASHR
- a CDS encoding M48 family metallopeptidase yields the protein MPTALRAAISVVMLAGFYLLGLIQLALVGWLLFEIWTHLHGVGAAKLSWLLIAAVGAVVAGLWRAVRAKPGDPHGLVVTPEQAPELWQQVRALAAEVGTRAPDEIRLVPEVNAAVDEDTKLLGLLGGTRRLFIGMPLLQTFSVDQMRSVLAHELGHYSGSHTRLSRTGAGW
- a CDS encoding GTP-binding protein, which produces MDFDPSANRVVGTARIPGAPAPKKAPVPVKIIVAGGFGVGKTTTVGAISEISPLTTEAEMTSESIGIDNVGQATTKTTTTIAMDFGVLTIDQTLKLYIFGTPGQTRFAFMWDDLVKGALGALVVVDTNRIDDCYPAVDYFERAGLPFVVGVNTFNGQMGYSLDEVRWALAVREDVPVISYDARFRASVRDALLVVLDQALDKAIRMKA
- a CDS encoding DUF885 domain-containing protein, with the translated sequence MGRIDELANRYVDAWAELNPTGATAVGISGHDDKTDDLSPEGFAAQAELVRRTLNELDGLEPEHESEQVAKDAMAERLGLELARFDAGYAATDINVISSALHGLRMAFDVMPTEGETAVANIAARLNGLPLALEQYRRTLLEGADRGVISARAQLVAVAEQCDAWTDPSRDNFFAGLAGRLPASGALAAELSRGAAAATAATADFGRFLRDELAPRGRDKEAAGLERYTLASQYFLGAKVDLHETYLWGFAELHRLEREMLAVSAVIAGPGASIGLAVDTLDADPARNIPGKEQFRDWMQALSDRAISELNGTHFDIEPPAQKLECCLTPTSDGGIYYTGPSEDFSRPGRMWWAVPEGQETFSTWREVTTVYHEGVPGHHLQVSQTLLRAGTLNRWQRLLSWCSGHGEGWALYAERLMDELGYLTDPGDRLGMLDGQALRAARVIVDIGMHLELEIPKDNPFGFHPGERWTPELGWEFLRAHTRMQEDVLRFEWKRYLGWPGQAPSYKVGERIWLQARDDAKQRRGSDFDLKTFHRDALNLGSLGLDPLRKALSRI
- a CDS encoding roadblock/LC7 domain-containing protein, producing MTSPYPTAQSQLSAEAKTFNWLLDSFTSGTAGVIEAIAVSSDGLLMAMSAIKDRPNAERLAAVVSGLTSLAGGAASWYRLGALNRVIIDMADGYLLVTAISAGSVLGVIADRTANLGTLAYEMTLFATRAGGALSPRLIAELKNAVQQ
- a CDS encoding DUF742 domain-containing protein, whose product is MTYPDPADEPVPPARSGVRPFLQSGPKHSAGGYTPTGEQPPVEQGQSNTLRPFVITAGRTDGGDPDIGMETQVAVVHGAPPSRLSPETRAIVSLLEESPISVAEISARLRLHLGVCQILVGDLRAAGQVDVQGRENDTPDPETIMRVIRGLRSIS
- a CDS encoding HtpX-like protease codes for the protein MMHETLGRVGRWNVFGWVFKAYGWLYQLVSSAVARRQELEADLASVRVAGVDAAVSSMRELPVVDAAWNFYMGRYIGYGWELGYAPDDVFGGFGKLYQARAEELAELREQEPDDETSRWDSHPAIGERIAAMRAAPRTPHAVDGRPATVLLPAVEAAGLALQREVVDFGTRTVLPWADFTAASMTLVQQNRADRVFRSAARHTGVPAAGLAEVFALVEAGRLGELAAEFFPRSTDREAAVEFAAIMDGLIELAAVRSGLARWQHSWAEPAKLVDGDGQPVDYSEIAKLAVSPETLPEARSRLAERGVRVEHATVVQARATGQGAEVLGAMPNVKVDGTEHADLILLSKGFVITPAPKSTDDGDKRVAALLGGVSAAELAARYRYLPFEEIATVRIDREVPVNATLLLHDGRTVGIQERWTADKIGKSDDLFREMLTALRDKAAS